A stretch of the Psychroserpens sp. Hel_I_66 genome encodes the following:
- a CDS encoding DUF1801 domain-containing protein, producing MKPTEAYILNQAEPYKSILLHLQILIEHTFSNAHLEYKWKLPCYYIGKRPICYLNQSKDYVDVGFWHSAHLKKYSEFLVSENRKKVRSMRYKNLDDIDDQLFVNILKEVEKYKNKSFLK from the coding sequence TTGAAACCAACAGAAGCATACATATTAAATCAAGCAGAACCTTACAAATCCATTTTATTGCATTTGCAAATTTTGATTGAGCATACATTCTCAAATGCTCATTTAGAGTACAAATGGAAATTACCTTGCTATTATATTGGGAAACGTCCTATTTGCTATCTCAACCAGAGTAAAGATTATGTTGATGTCGGTTTTTGGCATTCGGCACATCTTAAAAAATACAGCGAGTTTCTGGTTTCTGAAAATAGAAAGAAAGTTCGCTCTATGCGTTATAAGAACTTAGATGATATTGATGACCAATTGTTTGTAAATATCCTCAAAGAAGTAGAGAAATATAAGAATAAGTCTTTTTTGAAATAA
- a CDS encoding GNAT family N-acetyltransferase: protein MIKDIEIREATLDDIPEITSIFRNTIRAVNAKHYSEKQIRIWSSGADDIEVWEERINNLYFIVAEYKDMIVGFAHIKKGCHLDGLYVHKDFQRRTIGSKLLRIAESQIMAEGYEIINADSSISSVDFFDSHYFEQIRKHKTSYKGMEFKSSIFSKEL, encoded by the coding sequence ATGATTAAAGACATCGAAATAAGAGAAGCAACATTAGACGATATACCAGAAATCACGTCCATTTTTAGAAACACAATTAGAGCGGTCAACGCAAAGCACTATTCTGAAAAGCAAATAAGAATTTGGTCTTCGGGAGCAGATGATATTGAGGTTTGGGAAGAACGTATCAACAATCTTTATTTTATAGTCGCAGAGTATAAAGATATGATTGTTGGATTTGCACATATTAAAAAAGGCTGTCATTTAGATGGACTTTATGTTCACAAAGATTTCCAAAGACGAACAATAGGCTCTAAATTATTACGAATTGCAGAATCTCAAATAATGGCAGAAGGCTACGAAATTATAAATGCTGATTCCAGTATTTCTTCGGTCGATTTTTTTGATTCCCATTACTTTGAGCAAATCAGAAAACACAAGACATCCTATAAGGGAATGGAGTTTAAGTCATCCATTTTTTCTAAGGAATTGTAA
- a CDS encoding vancomycin high temperature exclusion protein, whose protein sequence is MILKKYIKKLRILLLLGILLVCGLLLINYWIREQAKENIYDAVTEIPKNKVGLLLGTSKFLTNGNVNLYYRYRIKATVDLYKANKIEFVLISGDNGSKSYDEPTTFKKDLIAEGIPEEKIFLDYAGFRTLDSVIRAKEIFGQTSITIISQEFHNERAIYLAKYNGVKAVAFNAKDVPGRYGLKVQLREYLARAKASLDVLFKVKPKFLGKPIEIK, encoded by the coding sequence ATGATATTAAAAAAATACATCAAGAAACTCCGCATTTTACTATTGTTGGGAATCCTTTTAGTCTGTGGACTTTTATTAATCAATTATTGGATTAGAGAACAGGCCAAAGAAAACATCTATGATGCGGTGACAGAAATTCCTAAAAACAAAGTGGGATTGCTTTTAGGCACTTCAAAGTTTTTAACTAACGGAAACGTTAACCTCTATTACCGTTATCGTATTAAAGCAACTGTAGATCTTTATAAAGCCAATAAAATTGAGTTTGTTTTGATAAGTGGCGATAACGGAAGTAAAAGCTACGATGAACCTACCACTTTCAAAAAAGACCTTATTGCAGAGGGCATTCCGGAGGAAAAGATCTTTTTGGATTATGCAGGTTTTAGAACACTTGATTCCGTAATTAGAGCTAAAGAAATATTTGGGCAGACCTCAATTACGATTATCTCACAAGAGTTCCATAACGAGCGAGCCATTTATTTGGCAAAATACAACGGTGTAAAAGCTGTGGCTTTCAATGCAAAAGATGTACCTGGACGTTATGGTTTAAAAGTTCAGCTTAGAGAATATCTCGCGAGAGCCAAAGCATCTTTGGACGTGCTCTTTAAGGTAAAGCCAAAATTTTTAGGAAAACCAATAGAAATAAAATGA
- a CDS encoding winged helix-turn-helix domain-containing protein has translation MSIINNINKAFDHRIRLGIMSILMVNEYADFNMLKELLGATDGNLASHTKALENAEYIKVEKQFIGRKPNTRYSTTNLGRLEFKKHIEALEKLINKQ, from the coding sequence TTGAGCATAATTAATAACATCAACAAAGCATTTGACCACCGTATTAGACTGGGCATCATGTCCATTTTAATGGTCAATGAATATGCAGATTTTAATATGCTGAAAGAACTCTTGGGTGCCACAGATGGAAATTTAGCAAGTCATACAAAAGCTTTGGAAAATGCAGAATACATAAAAGTAGAAAAACAGTTTATAGGCAGAAAGCCAAACACACGTTACTCTACCACTAATCTAGGACGATTAGAATTTAAAAAACATATTGAAGCTCTAGAAAAATTAATCAACAAACAATAA
- a CDS encoding Coq4 family protein: MSVLRKKLIEWLFEHSQNVYTKLFKNHEAWGISRAELLSYPQSSFGKHLGEFLELNNFELIAKVERHDAYHTLTGYGTKVEDEIALQCLCFGNGKRSIYLYGAMILGIIILPDYYCYYYRSFKIGKNANPFHHFDYKQLLIINMEDFRQAIFSKKTIRDLNPQTQ; the protein is encoded by the coding sequence ATGAGCGTATTAAGAAAAAAACTGATAGAATGGTTGTTTGAACATTCTCAAAATGTATATACTAAACTTTTCAAAAACCATGAGGCCTGGGGAATTTCTAGAGCAGAGCTACTCTCCTATCCACAATCTAGTTTTGGCAAGCATTTAGGTGAATTTTTAGAGCTAAATAATTTTGAACTCATCGCCAAGGTCGAGCGTCACGATGCCTATCACACACTTACTGGTTATGGCACAAAAGTAGAGGATGAAATTGCTCTACAATGTCTTTGCTTTGGTAATGGCAAACGCAGCATTTACCTCTATGGAGCGATGATTTTGGGTATCATTATTCTGCCAGATTATTACTGTTATTATTATAGATCCTTCAAAATTGGCAAAAACGCCAATCCCTTTCACCATTTTGATTATAAGCAGTTGTTGATCATAAATATGGAAGATTTTAGGCAGGCGATTTTCAGCAAAAAAACAATAAGAGATCTCAATCCGCAAACACAATGA
- a CDS encoding DUF4173 domain-containing protein — protein MKQITTIIASLLFSIIFFQQNVGLNLLLFTSITIAFLIISVRQKVLKKRTLLLAFAYIISGVLVFVHNSGLSIITNCALFFSLIGSISEHKTSVYVKWLNGIYTSIAGTLQRNFETDNDTENVNKKTNIDALHLTKLIAIPLVFITIFVLLYKNGNPVFNDLVSKISFEFINLQWILFTVLGYFLFSNISKPMVVEPATTLDLKTGNELFKTETFSEDKLKKEKQLGTTLLGLLNVLLVFFIVTDIMSLMTMDTSKASELSDLVHSGINTLIASILIAIAIILYFFRGNLNFYSENRILKHLTFIWIALNIMLIVLIAIKNQNYITSFGLTYKRIGVHIYIFLTLVGLITTLLKVLNIKNLVFLFRKNTQIAFATLVILSTVNWDNIITNYNLSQASSYDIGYLIDLSDRNAILLHDKKDDVEISTHNRNRIITKYSRHIKNLESQNWQELTFEKLTFDKNHNTY, from the coding sequence ATGAAACAAATCACTACCATCATCGCGTCGCTATTATTTAGTATTATTTTTTTTCAGCAAAACGTAGGATTGAACCTGCTCCTATTTACTAGTATCACTATTGCCTTTTTAATTATAAGTGTTCGTCAAAAAGTTCTAAAAAAACGGACTCTTCTCCTGGCTTTTGCATATATCATAAGCGGTGTTTTGGTATTTGTACATAATTCTGGATTATCGATAATTACAAATTGCGCTTTGTTCTTTTCATTGATTGGCTCTATTTCAGAACATAAAACATCTGTTTATGTCAAATGGCTCAATGGGATTTACACCTCAATTGCTGGAACGCTGCAACGAAATTTTGAAACTGATAATGACACAGAAAACGTCAATAAAAAAACAAATATTGACGCTCTCCATCTCACAAAACTCATCGCCATCCCGCTTGTATTTATAACTATTTTCGTTTTGCTTTATAAAAATGGAAATCCGGTATTTAATGATTTAGTTTCAAAAATAAGTTTTGAGTTCATCAACCTTCAATGGATTCTGTTTACCGTTTTAGGTTATTTCCTTTTCAGTAATATTTCAAAGCCTATGGTTGTAGAACCTGCAACAACTCTAGATTTAAAAACTGGCAACGAGTTGTTCAAAACAGAGACGTTTTCCGAAGATAAGTTAAAAAAAGAGAAACAGTTGGGCACAACATTACTTGGTTTGCTCAATGTGCTTTTAGTGTTTTTTATCGTGACAGATATCATGTCTTTGATGACGATGGACACTTCAAAAGCTTCAGAATTATCAGATCTTGTTCACAGCGGGATCAATACCCTAATCGCTTCAATTCTCATTGCAATCGCTATTATTCTCTACTTCTTTCGTGGAAATCTCAATTTTTATTCTGAAAATAGAATTCTTAAACATCTTACTTTTATTTGGATTGCCCTTAACATCATGCTTATTGTTTTAATTGCTATTAAAAACCAGAATTACATCACTTCATTTGGCTTGACCTATAAAAGAATTGGTGTTCATATCTATATATTCTTAACACTTGTTGGTTTGATTACAACACTTTTAAAAGTGCTAAACATTAAAAACTTAGTGTTTCTTTTTAGAAAAAATACGCAAATCGCATTTGCTACTTTAGTCATTCTTAGCACTGTAAATTGGGACAATATCATCACCAATTACAACCTAAGCCAAGCCAGCTCTTATGACATTGGATACCTTATCGATCTTTCAGATCGTAATGCTATTTTACTTCATGATAAAAAAGATGACGTCGAAATCTCTACGCATAACAGAAATAGAATCATAACTAAATATTCTAGACATATCAAAAATTTAGAATCCCAAAACTGGCAGGAACTCACTTTTGAAAAACTAACATTTGATAAAAACCATAATACCTACTAA
- a CDS encoding DUF2809 domain-containing protein: protein MTIAFNKAFFASSLLLFSTEICIAAFLTEGFIRHTFGDYLATMLLYCAIRSFVKAKPIYVALAVLLFSFGIEFLQLFNLLDHLNLRHNNLAVIISGSTFSVSDLVAYSLGTLTIFLIDIKTKTLWKL from the coding sequence ATGACCATAGCATTCAACAAAGCCTTTTTTGCCTCAAGTCTATTACTTTTTTCTACGGAAATCTGCATCGCAGCATTTTTGACCGAAGGATTTATAAGACACACTTTTGGTGATTATTTAGCCACTATGTTGTTGTATTGTGCCATTAGAAGTTTTGTAAAAGCGAAACCCATATATGTTGCATTAGCAGTATTACTATTCTCTTTTGGCATTGAATTTTTACAATTATTTAATCTTTTAGACCATTTAAACCTAAGACATAATAATCTCGCAGTCATTATTTCAGGAAGCACTTTTAGTGTTTCAGACCTTGTAGCGTATAGCTTGGGCACCCTTACCATTTTTTTAATAGATATTAAAACCAAAACCTTATGGAAACTATAA
- the kdsA gene encoding 3-deoxy-8-phosphooctulonate synthase — translation MQLRDVPKLKHTNSNNFFLLCGPCAIEGEDMALRIAEKVLSITDKLQIPYVFKGSFKKANRSRIDSFTGIGDEKALKILQKVSQTFDIPTVTDIHEVSDANKAAEYVDVLQIPAFLVRQTDLVVSAAETGKIVNLKKGQFMSPEAMKHAVQKVKDTGSDKVWITDRGTMFGYQDMIVDFRGIPTMRDYAPTVLDVTHSLQQPNQSVGVTGGRPDMIETIARAGVVNHVDGLFIETHFDPANAKSDGANMLHLDNLEKLLTNLVAIRKTVNSFK, via the coding sequence ATGCAATTACGAGACGTCCCTAAACTGAAACACACCAATTCCAACAATTTCTTTCTACTTTGTGGCCCATGCGCTATTGAGGGTGAGGATATGGCTTTGAGAATTGCAGAAAAAGTATTGTCTATTACAGATAAGTTGCAAATTCCCTATGTTTTCAAAGGGAGCTTTAAAAAAGCCAACCGAAGTAGAATTGATAGTTTTACAGGTATTGGTGATGAGAAGGCTTTAAAAATTCTACAAAAGGTCTCGCAAACTTTTGACATCCCAACTGTGACCGATATACATGAAGTATCAGACGCAAATAAAGCTGCAGAATATGTTGATGTACTTCAAATCCCTGCATTTTTGGTTAGACAAACAGATTTGGTTGTATCTGCTGCTGAAACTGGAAAGATCGTAAATCTCAAAAAAGGGCAATTTATGAGCCCAGAAGCGATGAAACATGCGGTCCAAAAAGTTAAGGATACTGGCAGTGATAAAGTTTGGATTACAGATCGTGGGACGATGTTTGGCTACCAAGATATGATTGTAGATTTTAGAGGCATTCCAACCATGCGTGATTACGCACCAACTGTTTTAGATGTCACCCACTCCTTACAGCAACCCAACCAAAGTGTGGGTGTTACAGGCGGACGACCAGATATGATTGAAACCATTGCAAGAGCTGGCGTTGTAAATCATGTTGACGGACTTTTTATCGAAACACATTTTGATCCTGCAAATGCCAAAAGTGATGGTGCCAATATGCTACACTTAGATAATCTTGAAAAATTATTAACTAATCTAGTTGCGATTAGAAAGACCGTTAATAGTTTTAAGTAA
- a CDS encoding transglutaminase domain-containing protein — protein sequence MKIFTFILCLFLSLEIAYTQNFALVDKTVSKYPSKFKSIKQFSNRVDEDFNTDLDKIRAVYFWISNNITYDYKSLKNNTNGYKKIKSKSKDDYEIRFLNMQKKYAERALKRKLAVCEGYSQLLKFTLIELDIETEVITGFAKSKAYEIGRITNRTNHAWNAVKINDTWKLIDATWSAGKEERSDREYDFTDIFFLIKPEKLILTHLPKDEKWQLLEKPISKANYFFKPLFYEAYHKSGLKLSQDQLGLIKLENNDFIEIKFDSINKIDDNYYYSFLGSNSSKRLFFKEKDGKFVTKIPVKSNRKTVLAIHNHFYTVLEFMIINQN from the coding sequence ATGAAAATATTTACATTTATTCTTTGCTTATTCTTATCTCTTGAAATAGCATATACTCAGAATTTCGCTTTGGTTGATAAAACTGTCTCAAAATATCCTTCCAAATTTAAATCAATTAAACAATTTTCCAATAGGGTTGACGAGGATTTTAATACAGATTTGGATAAAATTAGAGCAGTATATTTTTGGATTTCCAACAATATCACATATGATTATAAATCTTTGAAAAACAATACTAACGGATATAAAAAGATTAAATCAAAAAGTAAAGATGATTATGAAATTCGTTTTTTAAATATGCAGAAAAAGTATGCTGAGCGTGCGCTAAAAAGAAAATTGGCTGTTTGTGAAGGCTATTCTCAGCTATTAAAATTCACACTTATTGAATTAGATATTGAAACAGAAGTTATTACTGGATTCGCTAAATCAAAAGCATATGAAATAGGAAGAATAACAAATAGAACTAACCATGCGTGGAATGCAGTTAAAATCAATGATACTTGGAAATTAATTGATGCGACATGGTCAGCTGGAAAAGAAGAAAGGTCCGATAGAGAATATGATTTTACAGATATCTTTTTTTTGATTAAGCCCGAAAAATTGATTTTGACACACTTGCCAAAAGATGAAAAATGGCAACTATTAGAAAAACCTATTTCTAAAGCTAATTATTTTTTTAAACCACTTTTTTATGAAGCATATCATAAATCAGGATTAAAATTAAGTCAAGATCAGCTTGGTCTAATAAAATTAGAAAATAATGATTTTATAGAAATTAAATTTGATTCAATTAATAAAATAGATGATAATTATTATTATTCATTCTTAGGTAGTAATTCTTCAAAAAGATTATTTTTTAAAGAGAAAGACGGGAAATTCGTTACTAAAATCCCTGTAAAATCAAATCGTAAAACTGTTTTAGCAATTCACAACCACTTTTATACAGTTTTAGAATTCATGATTATTAATCAAAATTAA
- a CDS encoding oxygenase MpaB family protein — MDYFVEKNSIVREIWGKSDTILLVFAGASAEFALSVAVDWLYFTGKIPNDPLGRLFSTVAYARDIVFSEKEKAHQAIDRINQIHGAVEEKRGEDIPNWAYQDVLFMLIDYSIRAYEILERPLKIKECNEVFEVFLEVGKRMNIKDLPQTYEQFKKVRNKHLNTNYYNGDFTKDLYKQYRKHLGIVRYNLLIETQIMLTPKSINQLLNKRQTTLIKPLISIYKLSRTIYFDSFLKAMVLPNEYQAQIKSMNTVTQ; from the coding sequence ATGGACTATTTTGTAGAAAAAAATTCTATTGTAAGAGAGATCTGGGGAAAGAGCGACACCATTCTTTTGGTATTTGCTGGAGCATCTGCAGAGTTTGCGCTTAGCGTGGCTGTAGATTGGTTGTATTTTACAGGAAAAATCCCAAATGATCCTTTAGGACGCTTATTCTCTACTGTTGCTTATGCGAGAGATATTGTATTTTCTGAAAAAGAAAAAGCACATCAAGCAATTGATCGCATAAACCAGATTCATGGTGCTGTAGAGGAAAAACGTGGAGAGGATATTCCTAATTGGGCTTATCAAGATGTGTTATTCATGCTCATAGATTACTCCATTAGAGCTTATGAAATTTTAGAACGTCCGCTTAAAATAAAGGAGTGTAACGAAGTTTTTGAAGTCTTTCTTGAAGTTGGTAAACGCATGAACATAAAAGATCTACCGCAAACCTATGAGCAATTTAAAAAGGTTAGAAATAAGCACCTAAACACTAATTATTACAACGGAGATTTCACAAAAGATCTTTACAAACAATATCGAAAACATTTAGGTATTGTGCGCTATAATTTACTTATAGAAACCCAGATTATGCTTACACCAAAATCTATAAATCAACTTTTGAATAAACGTCAAACCACTTTAATAAAGCCTCTCATTTCAATTTATAAATTAAGTAGGACTATCTACTTTGACAGCTTTTTAAAAGCTATGGTTTTACCTAATGAATACCAGGCTCAAATAAAATCAATGAACACAGTAACTCAATAA